From Aptenodytes patagonicus chromosome 1, bAptPat1.pri.cur, whole genome shotgun sequence, one genomic window encodes:
- the LOC143155482 gene encoding high affinity choline transporter 1-like, translating into MALNIPGLVSLSVFFMLTLATGIWASWKSKKDQQNRNPTEMAIVGGRNINVFIGLFTATATWVGGAYINGTAEIVYLPSKGLLWVQAPVGFALSLVIGGFFFVNPMRSKNYVTVMDPLQETYGNVMGSLLFIPPLLGEVFWFAAILASLGATMRVILDIGGSLAIIVSACTVILYTLLGGLYSVAYTDVIQLVFITLSLWVCIPFALVNSATESIYYTATHQSYQDPWIGKIEKQYLGRWLDDFFYLVLGSIPWQTYFQRVLSAASPGQARLISYLSGLGCFSMAIPSVLIGAVAASTDWNQTSYGLPSPLERGESAMILPLVLHYLCPAYISIAGLGAIAAATMSSADSALLSAGSMFAHNIYRKILRKKATEMEVLWAMRTSMLVFGAGAAGLAFYSSSIYDLWFLSGELVYALLFPQLCCALFVPSTNTYGSAAGFLVGLLLRLLAGEPALSIPPVICYPACSLVNGTYSQLFPFKIFTMLLTLGTIVAVSYLAAVLFQRNLLPRRWDVCNITGGTGTLIPLQQMEKQMGSPTVALEENHD; encoded by the exons ATGGCTCTAAATATACCAGGCTTAGTATCTCTGAGTGTGTTTTTTATGTTAACTTTAGCTACTGGAATTTGGGCTTcttggaaaagcaaaaaggaCCAGCAGAACAGAAACCCAACTGAAATGGCCATAGTTGGAGGCAGgaatataaatgttttcattgGATTGTTTACTGCAACAG CGACCTGGGTTGGAGGAGCATATATCAATGGCACAGCTGAAATTGTCTACCTGCCTTCGAAAGGACTATTGTGGGTCCAGGCACCTGTGGGATTTGCCTTGTCCCTTGTTATTG GTGGTTTCTTCTTTGTAAATCCAATGAGATCCAAGAATTATGTGACAGTGATGGATCCCCTTCAAGAAACTTATGGGAATGTGATGGGAAGCTTACTCTTCATTCCACCACTGCTAGGAGAGGTGTTCTGGTTTGCAGCTATCCTCGCATCCCTAG GAGCAACAATGAGGGTCATCTTGGATATTGGAGGCTCTTTGGCTATCATCGTCTCAGCATGCACTGTCATACTCTACACTCTACTGGGAGGCCTCTACTCTGTTGCATACACAGATGTCATCCAGCTGGTTTTCATTACCCTCAGCCTG TGGGTCTGTATCCCCTTTGCCCTGGTGAACTCTGCAACAGAAAGTATTTATTACACTGCAACTCATCAATCTTACCAAGACCCTTGGATTGGGAAGATAGAAAAACAGTATCTTGGAAGGTGGCTGGATGACTTCTTCTACCTG GTGCTTGGGAGCATCCCGTGGCAAACTTACTTCCAAAGAGTGCTCTCCGCTGCCTCGCCAGGACAGGCAAGGCTCATCTCCTACCTCTCTGGACTTGGGTGCTTTTCAATGGCCATCCCCTCTGTGCTCATTGGTGCAGTTGCAGCATCAACAG acTGGAACCAGACAAGCTATGGTCTTCCAAGTCCACTCGAGAGAGGGGAATCGGCGATGATACTGCCACTTGTTTTACACTATCTCTGCCCAGCATACATCTCCATTGCTGGTTTGGGAGCCATTGCTGCTGCCACAATGTCCTCTGCAGATTCAGCTCTTCTCTCCGCTGGCTCCATGTTCGCTCACAACATCTACAGAAAAATCCTGAGGAAAAAG GCGACGGAGATGGAGGTCTTATGGGCCATGAGGACCTCCATGCTGGTGtttggggccggggctgccggtcTGGCTTTTTACTCCAGCTCTATCTATGACCTCTGGTTCCTCAGCGGGGAGCTGGTGTACGCCCTGCTCTTCCCGCAGCTCTGCTGCGCCCTTTTCGTTCCCAGCACCAACACCTATGGCTCGGCTGCCGGCTTCTTGGTTGGGCTCCTCctgaggctgctggcaggggagcctgccctgagcatcccccccGTCATCTGTTACCCAGCCTGTTCCCTGGTGAATGGGACCTACAGCCAGCTCTTCCCCTTTAAAATATTCACCATGCTTCTCACCCTGGGGACAATCGTTGCTGTTTCATACCTGGCTGcagttttgtttcagagaaaCCTCCTTCCCCGCAGGTGGGATGTTTGCAATATCACGGGGGGAACCGGCACCCTCATCCCCCTGCAGCAGATGGAGAAACAGATGGGTTCACCAACGGTTGCACTAGAAGAGAATCATGATTAA